The Lytechinus variegatus isolate NC3 chromosome 7, Lvar_3.0, whole genome shotgun sequence genome includes the window attaacgtatgaataatggaaattcagATATGTAACGTATCTTAACATCattatgaattataataattattaatgtaCCGCAATCTTTTATTACCCCGGTAAGCATTGCCATAGTTCGAGCTTCCGCTTCAAGCGCTGGAAGAATACCGGGTactccattcacctcacctgggtcgggcgcagcacaatatggataaatcaGTTTGAATCTGTTGGGTTGTTTATTAgtaaaaatcaatattataGTGTTATAGCTTAGGAACTGCCACAAATATGGAATCACCcaactgaaaatatatttattaaataattagCAGAAGATATACAAGTGTAACTTATTTTATAAACATAAATAAGTGTAAACAAAATGTATAATGGGATGAAGTAGATgcaatgataaataaaaagaattaatgaataaataacaaaaagaattaatcaatttataaataaaaataatgaatgaataaataaaatttaataaataaatgcaaaaataCCTTTGAAcgaatgacaaaaataatttcacctGATATTCTTTTGCTCGTTCGTATATGGCTTCTTTGCCTCCATCTTTGTGCAAACAACTGCATACAATTCTGTACCAAAAGAGACAAACTTAGTTCGAACTTTAGACTACTTATTGATAGTAAAATAGATGAATAATTAGAGCAAATCAATAGGGGTTAAGATGTAAATAttataaatctttaaaaaaaaggttcaaaTCTGGATGTAAAATGTCATTCTTTTCTAAATATCGCATGTTAACAAAGGTTTGTTacactcattatttttttcaaatactttAAGATGTAAATTAATATGATCATGTCTGACtctaatttatgtaaataatgCTTTCCtctgttgaaaatattttgcatcttttGGGGGACTGtgattttattcaaaactgTTAGGTGCATTTGAATAAaacgatatatatttttactttgattttCTCAACAAAACGCAGGAAACTTGGTTTACCCcttatattttttcaagaatccatTAAAGTTATATTGTTACAACGGAATTCTTCGAAACAATTTCAAACATCTATTGTACAGCTGTCCTTGCTGTTGTAATATAGTTTATTTTATAAtgattggattaaaaaaaatctgtttataGCAAAATTTTATTTAGGTGCACTCAGTTTATCCGTGTAATATCCAAATATCTATATTAATTATCAGTTGCTAATCCTCTTAGATTTTAAAAGGGGGAATAGAGAGGTTTTGAGACCATGAGAATACTTACGAATGAACAAGATCACATTTAAGACTACCGTCTAATTCCGGTAAGATATAGGCGTTTAGGACTCCCACAAGATTCACTATTGCTCGCGGGACCTGtgtcaacaaaaaaataaaatgacgaTTCATTGACGATCTATTTTCCTACATTATCCAAACAGTTTATGcttaatatttcatcaatcatatTGTGTActgaaatttgcttttattctgaCAAGCAATGAACCATTTTGATTGGTCTATTGAATGTTCATAACGCAATATATTTGATCGGACTGAGTCGGTTTTAGTTGTATGATAGCGGtgtcacattttcaaaatgaactCAATTGTATATACCTCATCATGCAAGATACGCAATGTTTCATCGATGAAAGCTAGATACTCCTGAGGCTCTGATGTTTCTTTTCTGCATCCGCTACAGAGGTCGTTACCTCCTATGAACAGAGTAATAAACTTCCAATCATTCTCCATATCGACGTCGGAATGGGCTCGGAGATCGTCGATTAGCTTACGTGCCTGCTTCGGTAAGCCcctgaagaaagaaaagaggaatgcgatgttggacacataattaccctcatagtgcaattttacccaatattctTTAGAGTGTAAATactaaaatattatcaataatactactactaatgataatatcattaatactactaataatagtaatgataatttaCTTTGCTTTAGCCCCGACGACAGCATGGTTGAATGATTTTGACTTGGGTTGAGTAAAGACGATTCCTTCACCCGTAGAATAACCAAGAATATCAGGATTATATTTCCTCAGGATATCTATgaagaagaaacaaacaaactcaaTTTAGAACGTTCAATCTAGAGCATGATAAGTAAGTTGATTTGGAGAATGAATTGGGGTATACCCAATAATACAGTGGCATAATCAGGGGGGGCACACGTGCCTTCTTTGTGCCCCCAATCAAATAAAGtggaaaataagaagaaaatagtGAGCGAAGGTGGGGGGGCATTAGAATTATATAGAAAGTGGTCAATCGGACCATCTTCTCTCATATTTGTTTTGCTCTCACAATGGTCTAATTTTGGAGAGACGTCTTGtttgttgaatatttattaTGGAGATCCACCCGCCTGGACAGACACTGCAGGATGGTAAAAAAAGCATTGCTGGAccagaaatgagaaaaaaaatcgacggGCATGTTACATTATTATGTTGAACAATGATAGAATAACTTTTTGTTAACACCACTGGTATACCTTAGTGTGCGTGGCAACGGTACATCGAATATCATAGAGGAAATATCGATTAGGACAACTCCCCAGAGGACACCCATGAGATTGACCTATGTCGTTATTATCCACCCAAATTATTAACAATTTTAATAAATCGTGGAAttatataacataaaaatataaatgaatctTTAATTTAACATGAATAATGTGGAACCAAAAAAAGCTAAAGTGATCTTGGCTACTTACTAGGCAGTGTACCAACGGAAGATAAACTTTTGTCACCCCCAATGCTAGTTTAGGAGAGAAGAAAGAATTTTTAAATGGTCGAAAACAAAACGCCTTTTGCCTCGATGGTTTCTACTGTCCTGCTATGCCATCCGATCTGCTATTCATAGCAGATCGCCAAAATTGTGACGTCTAATTACAAGAAGTAAATGTTTGTCCCATGTTATACAGGCAAGTATCAACATATTAATTCAGATCTATGTTTCAAttctatttcaattatttccaaTTACTAGTAAAATAAAGTTCCTGTTCAAATGTGAACGTTAAAATCTCCATTTATTCTGAGTTATCAAATCATGTTAACCCATTACAAAAAAAGGCTAACTTAAACAAAACacgatgttttatttttcttccgtTTGCGTTCACTGTTGTGATAGTTGCGAAATACAGAAGTTCCCTTTTTTTAACTATAAGTCATAAACAAACAGTCGAACTTTCAATTGACCATTCGGAAGGAATTTTCAAATTCCCGTATTTCATCATCTAAatcaatatgatttatttatatcaagaataacaaaaatatgatagatgacgtatataggcctacctcgCTGATACACCCCAATAGTTGAGCATCACAGGTAAAAATATAGGAGCTCCAGCGGCATATGCAGtctgaaataaagtaaaatacaaaatatgtatctaaaaaacgtcatcatcattgtcatcatcgttGCCGTCGCCATTGTCTTGGTCGTTGTTATCatgcaccatcatcatcatcattagcagcgtcatcattatcataccCACCATCGTTGTCATCGTCGGCCGTAGTCGCCgctgtcattatcatcatcatcatcgtgattatcaaatcaacttcttcttcatcatcatcatcgtcgtcgtcatcatcaccattatcatcaagaACATCACGATGATTTGTATTTTGGATTATATCGTATTGTTTCATAAATAATCTTTGTAAGCAGCATTGTGTGATTATATGAGTAGCATGATTAAGAAACATGAATGATTTATCTAAATATACTTACTGAAAGAGAATCTCCTATACCAGCTACCACATCGATATCACCTGGTCGGAGCTTGTGGACTGTATCAAACATAACATAAacatcttatttatttatttatttattcattcattcatttatgtatttatttattcatgtatgtttttattcatttatttatttatacaataacaataaaatacaattgtTCTAACAATACTAAATGACTAAAATAACAATCTGATCACATTATGCAATTTTAAGATTAgttcagtataaaaaaaataactaagtAAATATAATATGgttccctccatttccatcttaatttaatttctattgaaaaatagtatacatatttaaaacctacaatgtgttgcccaaattgcctaagtgttttttttttcacaacatgtgtatcattaattttattttttgcaacggatacaaatatttatgtttatatatggtatacaatttgtttttgtttcatggaagtgaaataaataaatttgaatttgaattgaaaaggaTAACtaaaaggggtactccaggctgacattactaatgatttgaacagataaagaaaaatagacaaacaaaatgctgaaaatttgatcaaaatcagataaggAATGAcgaagttgtgacattttaaaaatgtacattACTTCGGTAGCGTTCtgtgcatgtcttcatgaatattcactgaGCAAACCGATTATGTGcacttattattttgtattttattatatgagataatgtttattcaattttttccccagaactaacaaatttgaattgacaactgatttaatgcaatagatattcattgctgcaaccaTTTTCATCATAAGCATGATAAGGGAGACATACCATTCACACTTGTATGAATAAGAAATTATTGTGATTTCATGTTATAACACAAGAAAagggaaatgaatattcatgacgatatgcataactgttttcataatgatatatattgccaaactttaaagtttaataatttcgttatttgttatcggattttgatgaaattttcagcattttgctcggtAAATTTTACTCGATTTATTtagaaaaggatattttcagtcCGGAGAACCCCTTTAATTTCTGAATTGTAGCATCAATGATCATGCAGTAAATATCTGAAATCTGtcataattatttgttattCCAGTCAGGGTAGCAACTTGTCTATGCCCCATTTTGATAATGAAGCCGATTGAGCTCGAATTTCtgagttttcttttaaatatttactacaaaccTGATGTAGGTTTCTCTGGTGAAACAGACGATGGACAGTCGAATTCCATTCCGACCTGAAAGTCATCAGAATCAACAGAAAGGACATGATATGACATTTTGCtagaaattttaatttcaagtttGTATTATTCTAATGATTTAAGATTATAAGCACTATTATAGCTGTGAGATGAACACCGCTAACCTACTCCACCCCACAGAGAAATGTGAAATTTACCATAATCTTTGCATTCGACAGCCAATATTTTAGATATCCggaaattgaatgaaataaaattctattttttattttaggtCAGTATAAtctgtatctgttgaattcgcCTCGCTTTGTCATGTGATATCTACCACtcagtttgtttgttttttcttattcctTGTACGTGTTCATATTCATGCAAAGATAACTCCTTCATGACATTTTTGATTTATGAGACACGATTACGAAGTTTGTTCTACGAATTACCcgttaaaggaaaagtcc containing:
- the LOC121417996 gene encoding phospholipase B1, membrane-associated-like, with the protein product MASLWLWILMSAISIVNGDIEDDFRGLYEVYDDYHLFLGHVSETTRDDYNIESVGMEFDCPSSVSPEKPTSVHKLRPGDIDVVAGIGDSLSTAYAAGAPIFLPVMLNYWGVSASIGGDKSLSSVGTLPNILRKYNPDILGYSTGEGIVFTQPKSKSFNHAVVGAKAKGLPKQARKLIDDLRAHSDVDMENDWKFITLFIGGNDLCSGCRKETSEPQEYLAFIDETLRILHDEVPRAIVNLVGVLNAYILPELDGSLKCDLVHSIVCSCLHKDGGKEAIYERAKEYQRIVQEHIESGKFDDKDDFTVVYQPFFHETSIPKHADGSPDSSYFAPDCFHLSQKGQAAQATANWNGLFEPVGSKRLEWVPGEKLNCPSEEFPYIYTNVNSKSDGLQHGYYQSDVNESPNQKLSKQTVIIVGVIGGVMLVIIIAAIVVGISKKPNRLSLNGSYQRL